One genomic segment of Verrucomicrobiota bacterium includes these proteins:
- a CDS encoding GNAT family N-acetyltransferase → MSLESALDVYPKTVALPGGLNAELRPLAESDEEAFHRFFLEIPAPERLFIKHHVTDRALIRQWCQQIDYDRNLPLLAWANGRVAAAATLHQQHGGWKRHIGRVSVMVHPDFRSRGLARALISELIHLAASAGLEKMEAEFISRQEGAMKVFALLGFSVLLRLPDYVKDLQAVSHDYIVMGLDLLTDEEYAGMG, encoded by the coding sequence ATGTCTCTCGAATCCGCGCTGGATGTTTACCCCAAGACCGTGGCTCTTCCGGGCGGCCTGAACGCCGAATTGCGGCCGCTGGCCGAGTCCGACGAGGAGGCGTTCCACCGGTTTTTCCTCGAAATTCCCGCCCCTGAGCGGCTCTTCATCAAGCATCACGTCACCGACCGCGCGCTGATTCGCCAGTGGTGCCAACAGATCGATTATGACCGCAATCTGCCTCTGCTGGCCTGGGCGAATGGCCGCGTCGCCGCCGCCGCCACGCTGCATCAACAGCACGGCGGATGGAAGAGGCACATCGGACGCGTCAGCGTCATGGTGCATCCGGATTTCCGTTCGAGAGGACTGGCCCGCGCCTTGATCAGCGAATTGATTCACCTTGCGGCCTCCGCCGGCCTTGAAAAAATGGAAGCCGAGTTCATCAGCCGCCAGGAAGGCGCCATGAAAGTCTTCGCGTTGCTCGGCTTCAGCGTGTTGCTGCGGTTGCCGGACTACGTGAAGGACCTGCAGGCAGTTTCGCACGACTACATCGTGATGGGATTGGACCTCCTGACGGACGAGGAATATGCCGGGATGGGATAA
- the ispH gene encoding 4-hydroxy-3-methylbut-2-enyl diphosphate reductase produces MRILRAKHLGMCFGVKDAIAMAQSSAAQNPEPLTILGDLVHNPTVLEDLRRQGIRFAPLSLEAPQGPVMITAHGTSDHIRALLSHQTSTVLDGTCPLVHHAHQALRALVDTGHYPVVVGVAGHVEVRGLTGDFEEFSVVLTENDFRDMPRRARYGVVAQTTQPIARVTDLVSAMRRHFPDAAVEFRDTVCRPTKQRQQAAEALARICDVVVVIGGRHSNNTRELAATCAGAGARSLRIEQASELRPEWFDQAETVGITAGTSTPDADIEAAEAWLQSLAARRGGSGEQTHEWMGSIPDRFPASSEVTGR; encoded by the coding sequence ATGCGTATTCTTCGAGCCAAACATTTGGGCATGTGTTTTGGGGTAAAGGACGCCATCGCCATGGCTCAATCGTCCGCCGCTCAGAACCCCGAACCCCTCACCATCCTGGGCGATTTGGTTCACAATCCGACCGTGCTGGAGGATCTGCGCCGCCAGGGGATTCGTTTCGCACCACTCTCCTTGGAAGCGCCCCAGGGCCCGGTGATGATCACCGCCCACGGCACGTCGGATCATATTCGCGCCCTGCTGTCGCACCAGACTTCCACCGTGCTGGACGGCACGTGTCCCCTGGTTCATCATGCGCATCAGGCGTTACGGGCGTTGGTGGACACCGGGCATTATCCGGTGGTTGTTGGGGTGGCCGGGCACGTTGAAGTACGGGGATTGACGGGGGATTTCGAGGAATTCTCCGTGGTGTTGACCGAGAACGACTTCCGCGACATGCCTCGGCGAGCCCGATATGGGGTGGTGGCTCAAACCACTCAGCCCATTGCCCGCGTGACGGACTTAGTGTCGGCGATGCGGCGGCATTTTCCGGATGCGGCGGTGGAGTTTCGGGACACCGTGTGTCGTCCGACCAAGCAGCGGCAACAAGCCGCCGAAGCTCTGGCTCGTATTTGTGACGTGGTGGTGGTGATTGGCGGCCGTCACAGCAACAACACCCGCGAATTGGCCGCCACCTGCGCCGGCGCTGGCGCGCGCTCGCTCCGGATCGAGCAGGCCTCCGAACTCAGGCCGGAATGGTTCGATCAAGCAGAAACCGTCGGGATTACGGCGGGGACCTCCACGCCCGACGCCGATATCGAGGCGGCTGAGGCGTGGCTGCAATCCCTGGCGGCCCGCCGGGGAGGCTCGGGTGAACAGACCCACGAGTGGATGGGATCGATCCCCGATCGATTTCCTGCCTCATCCGAGGTGACAGGAAGGTAG
- a CDS encoding transcriptional regulator, with protein MTSTSLHHQLDRVIHEKGRLAIVSMLAAARELSFTEIREALGMTDGNLITHLKTLQYAGFLVVSKTFSNHRPLTTCSLTGDGRKAFEQYLDHMEALVRQHRKAQP; from the coding sequence ATGACCTCCACTTCCCTTCATCATCAACTCGACAGGGTCATCCATGAAAAAGGCCGGCTGGCCATCGTGTCCATGCTGGCCGCCGCGCGGGAGCTTTCCTTCACGGAAATTCGGGAAGCCCTGGGCATGACCGATGGCAACTTGATCACTCACTTGAAGACGTTGCAGTACGCGGGATTCCTGGTCGTGTCCAAAACCTTTTCCAATCACCGTCCCCTGACGACCTGCTCCCTGACCGGGGATGGTCGCAAGGCCTTCGAACAATACTTGGACCACATGGAGGCCTTGGTCCGGCAGCATCGAAAAGCACAGCCCTGA
- a CDS encoding MoaD/ThiS family protein, translated as MQKLCTAKSKSQSFLRPECRGLATVAPPPCSRGGDDPQPHAVSVHVPSPLRERCEGLASLQLPAATVRALLEMLEQRHPELYVCLCDETGAVRRHINVFINTEHMRDRAGIETPLADGDEVIFLPAVSGG; from the coding sequence ATGCAAAAACTTTGCACTGCAAAGTCGAAAAGTCAAAGCTTTCTCCGACCTGAATGCCGAGGGCTTGCGACAGTCGCTCCTCCGCCTTGCTCTCGTGGCGGGGATGATCCGCAGCCTCACGCCGTCTCTGTTCATGTGCCGTCTCCGTTGCGTGAACGATGCGAGGGACTCGCTTCCCTTCAGTTGCCAGCCGCCACCGTGCGGGCGCTCTTGGAGATGTTGGAGCAACGGCACCCGGAACTCTACGTCTGCCTTTGCGATGAAACCGGCGCCGTCCGGCGCCACATCAACGTTTTTATCAACACCGAACACATGCGAGACCGCGCTGGAATCGAGACACCGCTCGCCGATGGCGACGAAGTCATTTTCCTCCCCGCCGTCTCCGGAGGATAA
- a CDS encoding zinc-ribbon domain-containing protein, producing MPPDVCPQCGAMIPERARACPDCGSDENTGWSDDAQADRLGLPQEGFDYDRYVEEEFDEPRKRQGPHWLWVLVAAGLAAWMLLAWIR from the coding sequence ATGCCGCCCGACGTTTGTCCCCAGTGCGGAGCCATGATCCCTGAGCGCGCCCGTGCGTGCCCAGATTGCGGCTCGGATGAGAACACCGGCTGGTCGGATGACGCCCAAGCCGACCGGCTGGGCCTTCCGCAGGAAGGTTTCGACTATGATCGATACGTCGAGGAGGAGTTTGACGAACCCCGGAAGCGACAGGGGCCCCATTGGCTTTGGGTCCTCGTGGCGGCCGGACTCGCGGCCTGGATGTTGCTGGCCTGGATTCGCTGA
- a CDS encoding prepilin-type N-terminal cleavage/methylation domain-containing protein, producing MPSTCNTSRRRHFHHGFTLIELLVVIAIIAVLAGMLLPAISKAKQSAKRIQCLNNQRQIATTWTLYSADFNDAMVANGAEEGAGRDTLWVGGGYHNFNQPFTNEIYLIDPRYASFSRYLTTKHVYKCPSDRTSFVALRGRPVPQVRSFAMNLYLGPTASMNRHHSSRYQVFKKTSQLSQPSGIFLTQDLTPQSLCTPAFIVLMPGANGGGDTYFHLPATHHNNGGVVSFADGHVELHRWLDYRTIRSTTPGQRIAHNIVARASKDLQWIQERTTTLK from the coding sequence ATGCCCTCGACCTGCAACACCTCCCGCAGAAGACACTTTCACCACGGATTCACGTTGATCGAACTGCTGGTGGTCATCGCCATCATTGCCGTCCTGGCAGGAATGCTTTTGCCCGCGATTTCCAAAGCCAAACAGAGCGCCAAACGCATTCAATGTCTGAACAATCAACGGCAGATTGCGACCACCTGGACGCTTTACTCGGCGGATTTCAATGACGCCATGGTGGCCAATGGCGCGGAAGAGGGCGCCGGCCGGGACACCCTTTGGGTGGGGGGTGGTTATCACAATTTCAATCAACCGTTCACGAACGAGATTTATCTGATCGATCCGCGCTATGCCTCGTTCAGCCGTTATTTAACCACGAAACATGTTTATAAGTGTCCCAGCGACCGCACGAGTTTCGTGGCTTTACGTGGACGCCCGGTTCCCCAAGTTCGGAGCTTTGCCATGAACTTGTATCTCGGGCCCACCGCTTCCATGAACCGGCACCATTCGAGCCGATATCAAGTGTTCAAGAAGACTTCCCAGCTCTCCCAACCGTCCGGGATTTTTCTAACTCAGGATCTGACCCCTCAAAGCCTCTGCACCCCCGCGTTTATCGTGCTGATGCCGGGTGCCAATGGAGGGGGTGACACCTATTTCCATCTCCCGGCCACTCACCACAACAACGGAGGCGTGGTCAGTTTCGCCGATGGCCATGTCGAACTGCATCGCTGGCTCGATTATCGCACCATTCGTTCCACCACACCCGGCCAGCGCATCGCCCACAATATCGTCGCCCGCGCCAGCAAAGATCTGCAATGGATCCAGGAACGGACGACGACGTTGAAGTAA